One genomic segment of Panicum virgatum strain AP13 chromosome 2N, P.virgatum_v5, whole genome shotgun sequence includes these proteins:
- the LOC120660656 gene encoding ATP-dependent 6-phosphofructokinase 5, chloroplastic-like, translating to MSLSGMTVAFKASSSSVTQQQWWHPTRDQCQYGFTFLSERKFRKRPVLLGVKAISGKLDLDFSDPSWKQKYQEDWDGRFSLPHITDIYDLEPRTTTFSLKKNRTPLGDGDVSSTDMRNGYVNKDDRALLKVIKYASPNSAGAECIDPDCSWVEHWVHRAGPRKEIYYEPEEVKAAIVTCGGLSPGLNDVIRQIVFTLETYGVKNIVGIPFGYRGFFEKGLKEMPLSREWVENINLSGGSFLGVSRGGAKTSEIVDSIQARRIDMLFVIGGNGSHAGANAIHEECRKRKLKVSVVAIPKTIDNDILFMDKTFGFDTAVEEAQRAINSAYIEARSAYHGIGLVKLMGRSSGFIAMHASLSSGQIDVCLIPEVSFTLDGEHGVLQHLEHLLNTKGFCVICVAEGAGQDLLQKSNATDASGNAILSDFGVHMQQKIKKHFKDIGVPADLKYIDPTYMVRACRANASDAILCTVLGQNAVHGAFAGFSGITSGVCNTHYVYLPIPEVITTPKHVNPNSRMWHRCLTSTGQPDFH from the exons ATGTCCTTATCTGGGATGACCGTTGCGTTTAAAGCAAGTAGTAGTTCTGTTACACAGCAACAGTGGTGGCATCCAACAAGGGACCAATGTCAGTATGGTTTCACTTTCTTAAGCGAGCGAAAGTTCAGAAAAAGACCTGTGCTGCTGGGTGTTAAAGCTATTTCTGGGAAGTTAGACCTAGATTTCAGTGATCCTTCTTGGAAGCAAAAGTATCAGGAAGACTGGGATGGGCGTTTTAGTTTGCCACACATTACTGACATATATGATTTGGAGCCCAGGACTACTACATTCTCTCTGAAGAAAAACAG AACTCCGCTGGGTGATGGTGATGTCTCATCAACTGATATGCGGAATGGTTATGTTAATAAGGATGACCGAGCACTTCTAAAG GTGATAAAGTATGCGTCTCCTAATTCTGCTGGAGCTGAGTGCATTGATCCTGATTGTAGCTGGGTGGAACACTG GGTTCATCGTGCAGGCCCTCGTAAGGAGATATACTACGAACCTGAAGAAGTAAAGGCTGCCATTGTTACCTGTGGAGGGCTCTCCCCTGGGTTAAATGATGTCATTAGACAG ATAGTATTTACCTTGGAGACCTATGGGGTGAAGAATATTGTTGGAATTCCATTTGGTTATCGTGGATTTTTTGAGAAAGGCTTAAAAGAAATGCCG CTTTCACGTGAATGGGTGGAAAACATAAATCTTTCTGGAGGAAGTTTCCTAGGTGTCTCTCGTGGAGGAGCTAAAACTAGTGAGATTGTAGATAGTATACAG GCCAGAAGAATTGATATGCTCTTTGTAATTGGTGGAAATGGTAGCCATGCAGGAGCTAATGCTATTCATGAGGAG TGTCGTAAGAGGAAACTGAAAGTTTCAGTTGTAGCTATTCCAAAGACAATTGATAATGATATACTTTTTATGGATAAGACATTTGGTTTTGATACGGCTGTggaagaagcccagcgtgctaTCAATTCTGCCTATATAGAG GCACGTAGTGCGTACCATGGAATTGGGTTAGTCAAACTAATGGGAAGAAGCAGTGGGTTCATAGCCATGCATGCTTCTCTTTCCAGTGGACAGATCGATGTTTGCCTAATCCCCGAG GTGTCTTTCACACTTGACGGAGAACATGGTGTCTTGCAACACCTTGAGCATTTACTTAATACAAAGGGATTTTGCGTGATTTGTGTCGCTGAAGGTGCGGGGCAG GATTTACTGCAAAAGTCAAATGCAACTGATGCTTCAGGAAATGCGATACTTAGTGACTTTGGTGTCCACATGCAACAGAAG ATCAAGAAGCATTTCAAGGATATTGGTGTTCCAGCTGATCTAAAATATATTGATCCAACATATATGGTTCGGGCCTGCCGGGCAAATGCATCTGATGCTATTCTCTGCACTGTGCTTGGGCAAAATGCT GTACATGGAGCCTTTGCCGGGTTCAGTGGCATCACATCAGGTGTTTGCAATACACACTACGTCTACCTTCCCATTCCAGAGGTCATCACAACGCCAAAGCATGTAAACCCCAATAGCAGGATGTGGCACCGCTGCCTGACATCCACTGGCCAGCCTGACTTCCACTGA